In Polaribacter sp. L3A8, a genomic segment contains:
- the hppD gene encoding 4-hydroxyphenylpyruvate dioxygenase, which produces MAKEIKSVNYGLEKIFEGAQDFLPLLGTDYVEFYVGNAKQAAHFYKTAFGFQSYAYRGLETGSKDVVSYVLTQDKIKLVLTTPLNSRSPINDHIVKHGDGVKVVALWVEDARKAYEETTSRGAKSYMEPTVETDEDGEVVRAGIYTYGETVHMFVERKNYNGTFLPGFQKWESDYNPPIAGLKYIDHMVGNVGWNQMDVWVKWYEDVMGFENFLSFDDKQIHTEYSALMSKVMSNGNGRIKFPINEPAEGKKRSQIEEYLDFYEGAGVQHIAVATDDIIATVTQLRYSGVEFLSTPPEEYYNAVPGRLEEYSHELREDIENLKELGIMIDADEEGYLLQIFTKPVEDRPTLFFEIIQRMGAKGFGAGNFKALFESIEREQAKRGTL; this is translated from the coding sequence ATGGCAAAAGAAATAAAATCAGTAAACTACGGATTAGAAAAAATATTTGAAGGCGCACAAGATTTCCTTCCACTTTTAGGAACAGATTATGTAGAGTTTTACGTTGGTAACGCAAAACAAGCAGCACACTTTTACAAAACAGCCTTTGGTTTTCAATCATATGCTTATAGAGGATTAGAAACAGGTTCTAAAGATGTTGTAAGTTATGTGCTAACTCAAGATAAAATTAAATTAGTTTTAACAACTCCATTAAACAGTAGATCACCAATAAACGACCATATTGTAAAACATGGCGATGGTGTAAAAGTTGTGGCGCTTTGGGTAGAAGACGCAAGAAAAGCATACGAAGAAACAACTTCTAGAGGTGCAAAATCTTATATGGAGCCAACGGTAGAAACAGATGAAGATGGAGAAGTGGTAAGAGCTGGGATTTACACCTACGGAGAAACGGTACACATGTTTGTAGAGCGTAAAAATTATAACGGCACATTTTTACCAGGTTTTCAAAAATGGGAATCAGATTACAACCCACCAATTGCAGGTTTAAAATACATAGATCACATGGTGGGTAATGTGGGGTGGAATCAAATGGATGTTTGGGTAAAATGGTACGAAGATGTTATGGGGTTTGAAAACTTTCTATCTTTTGATGATAAGCAAATTCATACAGAATATTCTGCATTAATGAGTAAAGTAATGTCTAACGGAAATGGTAGAATTAAGTTTCCGATAAACGAGCCAGCAGAGGGTAAAAAACGTTCTCAAATAGAAGAATATTTAGATTTTTATGAAGGCGCAGGTGTACAGCATATTGCAGTTGCAACAGATGATATTATTGCTACTGTAACTCAATTGCGTTATAGTGGAGTAGAATTTTTATCGACCCCACCAGAAGAATATTACAATGCAGTTCCAGGAAGATTAGAAGAGTATAGCCATGAACTAAGAGAAGATATTGAGAATTTAAAAGAGCTTGGTATTATGATTGATGCTGATGAGGAAGGTTATCTATTACAAATTTTTACAAAACCAGTTGAAGACAGACCAACGTTGTTTTTTGAAATTATTCAAAGAATGGGAGCAAAAGGCTTTGGTGCAGGAAACTTTAAAGCTTTGTTTGAGTCTATAGAAAGAGAACAAGCAAAAAGGGGAACTCTTTAA
- a CDS encoding homogentisate 1,2-dioxygenase — MPFYHKLGTIPPKRHTQFRKKDGSLYYEQLFGTIGFDGMSTNSYHEHRPTMVKHIGKQYSVKPKIAKANNIQSYRFRGFQVPPENDYLESRKIVLTNADCNIILSAPKKSTTAYFYKNTDADEVVFIHKGTGKLRTHLGNINFKYGDYLVIPRGIIYKLDFDDENNRLFIVESYSPVYTPKRYRNYFGQLLEHSPFCERDLRRPQELETYNELGDFLIKVKKQGEIIEMTYASHPFDVVGYDGYNFPYAFSIHDFEPITGRVHQPPPVHQTFETNAFVICSFVPRLYDYHPNSIPAPYNHSNIDSDEVLYYVDGDFMSRNDIDQGHISLHPSGIPHGPHPGTTEKSIGKTKTEELAVMVDTFKPLMVTEEAMKIADEEYYKSWLEENRH; from the coding sequence ATGCCTTTTTATCATAAATTAGGAACCATTCCACCTAAAAGACACACCCAGTTTCGTAAAAAAGACGGAAGCTTATATTACGAGCAATTGTTTGGTACTATTGGTTTCGATGGTATGTCTACCAATTCGTATCACGAGCATAGACCAACAATGGTTAAGCATATTGGTAAACAATATTCTGTAAAACCAAAAATTGCAAAAGCCAATAATATTCAATCGTATCGTTTTCGTGGATTTCAAGTTCCGCCAGAAAACGATTATCTAGAAAGTAGAAAAATCGTTTTAACAAATGCTGATTGTAATATTATTTTATCGGCGCCCAAAAAATCTACCACAGCATATTTTTATAAAAATACAGACGCAGATGAGGTAGTTTTTATCCATAAAGGAACCGGGAAGTTAAGAACACATCTTGGTAACATCAACTTTAAATACGGAGATTATTTAGTAATTCCGCGTGGAATTATTTACAAATTAGATTTCGATGACGAGAACAACAGACTTTTTATCGTAGAATCTTATTCGCCAGTGTATACACCAAAAAGATATAGAAATTACTTTGGTCAATTGTTAGAACACTCACCATTTTGTGAGCGAGATTTAAGAAGACCCCAAGAATTAGAAACCTATAATGAGTTAGGAGATTTTCTTATCAAAGTAAAAAAACAAGGCGAAATTATAGAAATGACGTATGCTTCACATCCTTTTGATGTGGTGGGTTACGACGGTTATAATTTTCCGTATGCATTTTCAATTCACGATTTTGAGCCAATAACAGGTCGCGTTCATCAACCGCCGCCAGTACATCAAACTTTTGAAACCAATGCCTTTGTAATTTGCAGTTTTGTACCCCGTTTGTACGATTATCATCCAAACTCAATTCCTGCGCCATATAATCACAGTAATATAGATTCAGACGAGGTTTTGTATTATGTAGATGGCGATTTTATGAGTAGAAACGACATCGACCAAGGTCATATTTCCTTGCATCCATCCGGAATTCCTCATGGTCCACACCCAGGAACTACAGAAAAAAGTATAGGAAAAACAAAAACCGAAGAATTGGCAGTTATGGTAGACACTTTTAAACCTTTAATGGTTACAGAAGAAGCTATGAAAATTGCAGATGAAGAGTATTATAAATCTTGGTTAGAAGAAAATAGACATTAG
- a CDS encoding NifU family protein: MTEQETLNNVEKALEEIRPFLISDGGNIKLLSIEDFIVKVQLEGACTGCSVNQMTLKNGVEATIKKFAPQITEVINVV; encoded by the coding sequence ATGACAGAGCAAGAAACATTAAATAATGTAGAAAAAGCATTAGAAGAAATTCGTCCTTTTTTAATAAGTGACGGAGGTAACATCAAACTACTTTCTATAGAAGATTTTATTGTAAAAGTACAATTAGAAGGCGCTTGTACAGGTTGTTCTGTAAATCAAATGACGTTAAAAAACGGAGTAGAAGCTACCATTAAAAAGTTTGCACCACAAATTACAGAAGTAATAAATGTAGTGTAA
- a CDS encoding Mrp/NBP35 family ATP-binding protein — translation MSFKKQDIYNALETITAPGEGKSLIENNNVTNVVTFGNEVEVDVTISNPTLQAKKKIETEITKAIQTNVSEEITVKVNVKVEKPVEKAKPNQIKGKAIPNIKNIIAIASGKGGVGKSTITANTAISLAKMGFNVGILDADVYGPSQHIMFDVEKAKPLSVKIDGRSKMKPVENYGVKLLSLGFFTDPGQAVIWRGPMASKALNQLIFDADWGELDFLLIDLPPGTGDVHLSIVQALPINGAVIVSTPQNIALADAKKGVAMFQQENINVPVLGIIENMAYFTPEELPDNKYYIFGKDGAKNLAEDIETKFLGEIPLVQSIRESGDVGHPVALQNGTILEKSFNDITKEMVAELLKRNADLPPTEVVRITTMSGCSSVKK, via the coding sequence ATGAGTTTTAAAAAACAAGATATATACAACGCATTAGAAACGATTACTGCTCCTGGAGAAGGTAAAAGTTTAATAGAAAATAATAATGTTACCAATGTAGTTACTTTTGGTAATGAAGTAGAGGTAGATGTTACCATTAGTAACCCTACTTTACAAGCAAAAAAGAAGATTGAGACGGAAATAACAAAGGCTATTCAGACCAATGTTAGCGAAGAAATTACTGTAAAAGTAAACGTAAAAGTAGAAAAGCCAGTAGAAAAAGCAAAACCGAATCAAATTAAAGGAAAAGCAATACCAAATATTAAAAACATTATTGCAATTGCATCAGGTAAAGGAGGTGTAGGTAAATCTACAATTACCGCAAATACAGCTATTTCATTAGCCAAAATGGGTTTTAATGTAGGTATTTTAGATGCAGATGTTTACGGACCATCGCAACACATTATGTTCGATGTAGAAAAAGCAAAACCACTTTCTGTAAAAATAGATGGGCGTTCTAAAATGAAGCCTGTAGAAAATTACGGAGTTAAATTATTGTCTTTAGGTTTCTTTACAGATCCAGGTCAAGCAGTAATTTGGAGGGGGCCAATGGCATCTAAAGCATTAAATCAATTAATTTTTGATGCAGATTGGGGAGAATTAGACTTTTTATTAATTGATTTACCTCCAGGAACAGGAGATGTACATTTATCAATAGTACAAGCTTTACCTATAAACGGAGCAGTTATAGTAAGTACACCGCAAAATATTGCTTTAGCAGATGCTAAAAAAGGAGTTGCAATGTTTCAGCAAGAAAATATTAATGTTCCTGTTTTAGGAATCATAGAAAATATGGCTTATTTTACACCAGAAGAATTACCAGATAATAAATATTATATCTTTGGTAAAGATGGAGCAAAAAATTTAGCAGAAGATATTGAAACTAAATTTTTAGGAGAAATTCCTTTGGTACAAAGTATTAGAGAATCTGGAGATGTTGGGCATCCGGTAGCTTTACAAAACGGAACTATTTTAGAAAAATCATTTAATGATATTACTAAAGAAATGGTTGCAGAATTATTAAAAAGAAACGCAGATTTACCACCTACAGAAGTAGTAAGAATTACAACTATGAGTGGTTGTAGTTCTGTAAAAAAATAA
- a CDS encoding MGMT family protein, which produces MEKEDNFFDKVYKVARLIPYGKVTSYGAIATYLGAARSARMVGWAMNKAHNLNDIPAHRVVNRKGLLTGKHHFDGTNLMQQLLESEGIVVIDNQIQDLEKVLWNPMDELS; this is translated from the coding sequence GTGGAAAAAGAAGACAATTTTTTTGATAAAGTGTACAAAGTTGCACGCTTAATTCCTTATGGAAAAGTGACCAGTTATGGCGCAATTGCAACCTATTTAGGAGCAGCAAGATCTGCAAGAATGGTAGGTTGGGCAATGAACAAAGCCCATAATTTAAACGATATTCCTGCACATAGAGTTGTAAATAGAAAAGGGTTACTCACAGGCAAGCATCACTTTGATGGTACAAACCTTATGCAGCAATTACTAGAAAGTGAAGGTATTGTTGTCATCGATAATCAAATTCAAGATTTAGAAAAAGTATTATGGAATCCTATGGATGAATTGTCTTAG
- the trmB gene encoding tRNA (guanosine(46)-N7)-methyltransferase TrmB — protein MGSKNKLKRFKENETFKNVIQPTREEVVTDFSHKGKWHSFFGNNNPIVVELGCGKGEYTIALARKNPNKNYIGIDIKGARFWRGAKTAIEENLPNVAFVRTQIELVDFIFAENEVSEIWITFPDPQIKFQRTKHRMTNSSFMKKYHHILNEDGIMNLKTDSEFMHGYTLGLLHGEGHEILYANHTVYKNEGAPKEVTETQTFYEKQYLEVDKPITYIKFRLKY, from the coding sequence TTGGGAAGCAAAAATAAATTGAAACGTTTCAAAGAAAATGAAACGTTTAAAAATGTCATTCAACCAACTAGAGAAGAAGTTGTAACAGACTTTTCTCATAAAGGGAAATGGCATTCTTTTTTTGGTAACAACAATCCTATTGTTGTAGAGTTAGGTTGTGGTAAAGGAGAATATACCATTGCTTTGGCTAGAAAAAATCCGAATAAAAATTATATTGGTATCGATATAAAAGGCGCTCGTTTTTGGAGAGGCGCAAAAACTGCAATAGAAGAAAATTTACCTAATGTAGCTTTTGTAAGAACCCAAATAGAATTGGTCGATTTTATTTTTGCCGAAAATGAAGTTTCAGAAATTTGGATTACTTTCCCAGATCCACAAATAAAATTTCAACGCACAAAACATAGAATGACAAATTCTAGTTTTATGAAAAAGTACCACCATATTTTAAATGAAGACGGAATTATGAACTTAAAAACAGATTCTGAATTTATGCATGGTTATACTTTAGGTTTGTTACATGGAGAAGGACACGAAATTTTATACGCAAATCATACCGTATATAAAAATGAAGGAGCTCCGAAAGAAGTTACGGAAACACAGACTTTTTACGAAAAACAATATTTAGAAGTAGATAAACCAATTACCTACATTAAGTTTAGATTAAAATATTAA
- a CDS encoding DUF6341 family protein, with amino-acid sequence MIASNIFRWIGSLFTDFLFVPFKWLRTSVAQADLGWWISNAVNWFFLVVLLCLLAYWMKESLKFKREGTEDKA; translated from the coding sequence ATGATAGCAAGCAATATTTTTAGATGGATTGGTAGTTTATTTACTGATTTTTTATTCGTCCCTTTTAAATGGTTACGTACAAGTGTAGCACAAGCAGATTTAGGTTGGTGGATATCTAATGCAGTAAATTGGTTTTTTCTAGTCGTTTTATTATGCTTATTAGCATATTGGATGAAAGAATCTCTTAAGTTTAAGAGAGAAGGAACTGAAGATAAAGCTTAA
- a CDS encoding DUF6427 family protein: MLANFLEKSKPINFIVYLGLFFCFFLITVFTDFFTGSFTWPQTLENLLFLFLFLIVFFFYNFIVSKNKLTFDHSYAFFIFTLTTILFISKLLELKALLMLIIYFLFLRKIYSLRSSKQVIQKLFDSGFWLGILFLLEPFTLVFLVLIYASNLLRKKVSIHTLLTPIIGFISPLIIYFAYLFWNDATEEIHHLFYFKSINNLLIYAEDNTIWLFGTIVLLTICSIFLKSPKAFSVNNSFKKSWILLIINVIIAIVFALIITNKNGSEIVYLLVPSSIIIANGFEVIEKTLVKNILAGLLLIGTIITFFLS, translated from the coding sequence ATGCTAGCCAACTTTTTAGAGAAATCTAAACCAATCAATTTTATAGTCTATTTAGGGCTGTTTTTTTGCTTCTTCTTAATCACTGTTTTTACAGACTTTTTTACAGGAAGTTTTACTTGGCCTCAAACACTAGAAAACCTTTTATTTTTGTTTTTGTTTTTGATTGTTTTTTTCTTTTATAATTTTATCGTTTCTAAGAACAAATTAACGTTCGATCATTCGTATGCATTCTTTATTTTTACATTAACAACCATCCTTTTTATTTCTAAGCTACTTGAACTGAAAGCCCTGTTAATGCTTATAATTTACTTTCTTTTTTTAAGAAAAATTTACAGCTTACGCTCTTCTAAACAGGTAATTCAAAAATTATTTGATAGCGGTTTTTGGTTAGGGATTCTTTTTTTATTAGAACCCTTTACACTGGTATTTCTTGTTTTAATTTACGCTTCTAATCTGTTAAGAAAAAAAGTATCAATTCATACTTTATTAACACCAATTATAGGATTCATCTCTCCCTTAATTATTTACTTTGCGTACTTGTTTTGGAACGATGCTACGGAAGAAATACACCATTTATTCTATTTTAAAAGCATAAATAACCTACTTATTTACGCAGAAGACAATACAATATGGCTTTTCGGAACCATAGTTTTATTAACAATATGTTCAATTTTCTTAAAATCGCCTAAAGCATTCTCTGTAAATAATTCTTTTAAGAAAAGTTGGATTCTGTTAATTATAAACGTAATTATTGCTATTGTTTTTGCATTAATTATTACAAACAAAAATGGATCTGAAATTGTTTATCTACTCGTTCCATCATCAATAATTATTGCAAACGGATTTGAAGTTATTGAAAAAACGTTGGTAAAAAATATTTTAGCTGGATTGTTATTAATAGGAACAATTATAACTTTTTTTTTATCATAA
- the upp gene encoding uracil phosphoribosyltransferase, which produces MIIHYLQEENSILNKFIAEIRDVKIQKDSLRFRRNIERIGEVLGYELSKKLSYRDVSIETPLGVKKEQISSNEVVLCSILRAGLPLHQGLLNYFDDAENAFISAYRHHPNNNAEFEIVVEYFAAPSVENKTLLLADPMLATGQSLVSVYEAIKKQGIPKEIHIVVVIASKEGIEFIEDKFPENTHLWIAALDDTLNSKGYIVPGLGDAGDLAFGAKL; this is translated from the coding sequence ATGATTATTCATTACCTACAAGAAGAAAACTCAATTCTTAATAAATTTATTGCAGAGATTAGAGACGTCAAGATTCAAAAAGATTCACTTCGTTTTAGAAGAAATATTGAAAGAATTGGTGAGGTTTTGGGGTATGAATTAAGTAAAAAACTTTCTTACAGGGATGTTTCTATAGAAACACCTTTAGGCGTAAAAAAAGAGCAGATATCTAGTAATGAGGTTGTTTTGTGTTCTATTTTAAGAGCAGGTTTGCCTTTGCATCAAGGGTTGTTAAATTATTTTGATGATGCAGAAAATGCTTTTATTTCTGCATACCGTCATCACCCAAATAATAATGCCGAATTTGAAATTGTAGTAGAGTATTTTGCAGCTCCATCCGTAGAAAATAAAACATTATTATTGGCAGACCCAATGTTAGCTACAGGGCAATCTTTAGTGTCTGTTTATGAGGCCATAAAAAAACAAGGAATTCCAAAAGAAATACATATTGTTGTAGTTATTGCCTCTAAAGAAGGAATCGAATTTATAGAAGACAAGTTCCCAGAAAATACCCATTTATGGATTGCTGCATTAGATGATACGTTAAACAGTAAGGGGTACATCGTTCCTGGTTTAGGAGATGCTGGCGATTTAGCTTTTGGAGCGAAATTATGA
- the lysM gene encoding peptidoglycan-binding protein LysM, with the protein MGIFSFIKNAGAKVFGIGKTTEEENADKSEQLRGAIAALELEVTDLSIEVDDDAVKLWGETADLATKEKVVLVVGNTNGVASVEDNLTVAEIEVIEEAAMAQFHTVESGDTLGKIAKTYYGNAMKYPVIFEANKPMLSHPDKIYPGQVLRIPPLVD; encoded by the coding sequence ATGGGAATTTTTTCATTCATTAAAAATGCAGGAGCAAAAGTTTTCGGCATTGGAAAAACTACAGAAGAAGAAAATGCAGACAAATCTGAACAATTAAGAGGAGCTATTGCTGCTCTAGAACTAGAAGTTACAGACTTATCTATTGAGGTAGATGACGATGCTGTAAAACTTTGGGGAGAAACCGCAGACTTGGCTACAAAAGAAAAAGTAGTTTTAGTAGTAGGTAACACCAATGGTGTAGCATCTGTTGAAGACAATTTAACAGTGGCAGAAATTGAAGTTATTGAAGAAGCTGCAATGGCACAATTTCATACAGTAGAAAGTGGAGATACTTTAGGTAAAATTGCAAAAACATATTATGGTAACGCTATGAAATATCCTGTAATTTTTGAAGCAAACAAACCAATGTTATCGCATCCAGATAAAATTTATCCTGGTCAGGTTTTAAGAATACCGCCTTTAGTAGACTAA
- a CDS encoding DMT family transporter has product MNQRTLALIAVSIATLIYGLNYTIAKEVMPFYVKPFGFILIRVLGATTIFWILGLFIKSEKIDKSDYKTILLASFFGIGVNMLSFFKGLSLTTPISASVMMVTSPIMVLIFSSILIRKAIGKQRIIGVIIGLIGTIILITYGNSSDSNATNSNWGNFLVFINAASYGLYLVISKKLTAKYHPITLVKWLYLVGLLITVPFGYRELMDVNWHQMPTNIYWNISFVVVFTSCITYLFNLYGLSKLKPTTVSVFIYLQPVIATIFALIVGSDSLSLIKIGATLLIFSGVYLVTRQVENSVK; this is encoded by the coding sequence ATAAACCAAAGAACATTAGCATTAATTGCAGTATCTATAGCCACCTTAATTTACGGTCTTAATTACACCATAGCTAAAGAAGTAATGCCTTTTTACGTAAAACCCTTCGGTTTTATTTTAATAAGAGTTCTTGGTGCAACTACTATTTTTTGGATTCTTGGTTTATTTATTAAATCAGAAAAAATAGATAAATCAGATTACAAAACCATTCTCTTAGCGTCCTTTTTTGGTATCGGTGTAAACATGCTTTCCTTTTTTAAAGGGTTAAGCCTAACAACCCCCATAAGTGCTTCTGTAATGATGGTTACCTCGCCAATTATGGTGTTAATTTTCTCTAGTATACTAATACGTAAAGCAATTGGTAAACAAAGAATTATAGGCGTTATTATAGGTTTAATAGGTACAATTATACTTATTACATACGGCAACTCATCAGACTCTAACGCTACAAACAGCAATTGGGGTAATTTCTTGGTTTTTATAAATGCTGCTTCTTATGGCTTGTATTTAGTTATTTCTAAAAAATTAACAGCAAAATACCATCCAATAACTTTAGTAAAGTGGCTCTATTTAGTAGGCTTACTCATTACAGTTCCTTTTGGGTACCGCGAATTAATGGATGTTAATTGGCACCAGATGCCCACAAATATTTATTGGAATATAAGCTTTGTAGTTGTCTTTACTTCTTGTATTACCTATCTCTTTAATCTATACGGTTTATCTAAATTAAAGCCAACTACTGTTAGTGTTTTTATTTATTTACAACCTGTAATTGCAACCATTTTTGCATTAATTGTTGGTAGCGACTCTTTAAGCCTTATAAAAATTGGTGCAACCCTACTTATCTTTTCTGGCGTATATTTAGTAACCAGACAAGTAGAAAATTCTGTGAAATAA
- a CDS encoding YicC/YloC family endoribonuclease → MIQSMTGYGKSVLQLPTKKVTIEIKSLNSKNLDLNVRIPSYYKEKELAVRKKLASALVRGKVDFSIFVEMTADETSTTINHGVVKEYMQQLRNVVQTGTTDDVELLKMAVRMPDALKTEREELDENEWNLINTSVDVAIKDIVQYRIDEAASLEIDFKERIANIKTYLEEVKALDGDRVENVKTRLKKAIDDLKVDTDENRFEQELIYYLEKLDINEEKVRLANHLDYFLQTMDSEDSNGKKLGFIVQEMGREINTTGSKANFAPMQKAVIQMKNELEQIKEQILNVL, encoded by the coding sequence ATGATTCAATCTATGACTGGTTATGGGAAGTCTGTATTACAATTACCTACTAAAAAAGTAACCATAGAAATTAAATCTTTAAACAGTAAAAACCTCGATTTAAACGTTCGTATTCCTTCTTATTATAAAGAGAAAGAATTGGCTGTTCGTAAAAAACTAGCAAGTGCTTTGGTTCGTGGTAAAGTAGATTTTTCAATTTTTGTAGAAATGACTGCGGATGAAACTTCTACAACTATTAATCATGGAGTAGTAAAAGAATACATGCAACAACTAAGAAACGTTGTACAAACAGGTACTACAGATGATGTAGAGTTATTAAAGATGGCTGTAAGAATGCCAGATGCTTTAAAAACAGAACGTGAAGAATTAGATGAAAACGAATGGAACCTTATCAACACAAGTGTTGATGTTGCCATTAAAGATATTGTACAATATAGAATTGATGAGGCTGCATCTTTAGAAATAGATTTTAAAGAAAGAATTGCTAATATTAAAACCTATTTAGAAGAAGTAAAAGCTTTAGATGGCGATAGAGTAGAAAACGTTAAAACCCGTTTAAAAAAGGCTATCGACGATTTAAAAGTAGATACGGATGAAAATCGTTTTGAACAAGAATTGATTTATTATCTAGAAAAATTAGATATTAACGAAGAAAAAGTTCGTTTGGCAAATCATCTAGATTATTTTTTACAAACAATGGATTCTGAAGATTCTAATGGTAAGAAACTAGGCTTTATTGTTCAAGAAATGGGACGAGAAATAAACACAACAGGTTCTAAAGCAAATTTTGCACCTATGCAAAAAGCAGTAATTCAAATGAAAAACGAATTAGAACAAATTAAAGAGCAAATTTTAAACGTGCTTTAA
- the gmk gene encoding guanylate kinase, whose protein sequence is MSDFKGKLFVFSAPSGSGKTTIVRHLLKQERFNLEFSISATSRAPRGEEKDGKDYYFINLREFKDKIKSDEFLEWEEVYRDNFYGTLKTEVERIWALKKHVIFDIDVVGGLRIKHKFPEETLSVFVKPPSVDELKIRLKKRSTESEDKINMRIAKASVELATAPQFDKIIKNYILEDALKEAEELMSIFLGLE, encoded by the coding sequence ATGTCAGATTTTAAAGGAAAATTATTCGTCTTTTCGGCACCTTCTGGTTCAGGTAAAACTACAATTGTACGTCATTTATTAAAGCAAGAAAGGTTTAATTTAGAGTTTTCTATTTCAGCTACTTCTAGAGCACCAAGAGGAGAAGAAAAAGACGGTAAAGATTATTATTTTATCAATTTAAGAGAATTTAAAGATAAAATTAAAAGTGATGAGTTTTTAGAGTGGGAAGAAGTTTACAGAGATAACTTTTACGGAACTTTAAAAACGGAAGTAGAAAGAATTTGGGCCTTAAAAAAACATGTTATTTTTGATATTGATGTAGTTGGAGGATTAAGAATTAAACATAAATTCCCAGAAGAAACCTTGTCTGTTTTTGTAAAACCACCAAGTGTAGATGAATTAAAAATTCGTTTAAAAAAACGATCTACAGAAAGTGAAGACAAAATAAATATGCGTATTGCAAAAGCTTCTGTAGAGTTAGCAACAGCGCCGCAGTTTGATAAAATTATAAAAAATTATATCCTAGAAGATGCTTTAAAAGAAGCAGAAGAATTAATGAGTATTTTTTTAGGGTTAGAATAG
- the nadD gene encoding nicotinate (nicotinamide) nucleotide adenylyltransferase codes for MSKIGLYFGTFNPIHIGHLIIANHMVENSDLDEIWMVVTPHNPFKKKSSLLENHHRLEMVYRATENYVKIKPSNIEFKLPQPNYTVYTLAHIAELHPDKEFCLIMGEDNLKSLHKWKNYETILEHHHIYVYPRIAEGTVDHQFNNHSKIHKVAAPIVQISSTMIRKGIKDQKNIQPLLPKEVWEYADEMNFYRK; via the coding sequence ATGAGTAAAATCGGTTTATATTTTGGCACATTCAATCCAATTCATATTGGACATTTAATTATTGCCAATCATATGGTAGAAAATTCAGATTTAGACGAAATTTGGATGGTAGTAACCCCTCATAATCCGTTTAAAAAGAAAAGCTCTTTGCTAGAAAATCATCATCGTTTAGAAATGGTTTACAGAGCAACAGAAAACTACGTAAAAATTAAGCCTTCTAATATTGAGTTTAAATTACCACAACCCAATTACACCGTATACACGTTAGCACATATTGCAGAGTTGCACCCAGACAAAGAATTTTGTTTAATTATGGGTGAAGACAATTTAAAAAGTTTACATAAATGGAAAAATTATGAAACTATTTTAGAGCATCATCATATTTATGTATATCCAAGAATTGCAGAAGGTACCGTAGATCATCAATTTAACAATCACTCTAAAATTCATAAAGTAGCTGCACCTATTGTACAAATATCTTCTACCATGATTAGAAAGGGTATAAAAGATCAAAAAAACATACAACCACTCTTACCAAAAGAAGTTTGGGAATATGCAGATGAAATGAATTTTTACAGAAAATAA